CTAACGGTGCCTATAGTTACTTACTGTAGAGTGACTTGCGCCTGTACAGACTGCTAATGGTGCGTATAGTAACTTACTGTAGAGTAACTTGCGCCTGTACAGGCAGCTAACAACGGTGCCTATAGTTACTTACTGTAGAGTGACTTGCACCTGTACAGGCAGCTAACAATGGGGCATGGAGTGACTTACTGTAGAGTGACTTGCGCCTGTACAGACAGCTAGCAACTGTTTACTTAGTGgctcagagcattcaattttaaaccactttccaatttgctttgtttaaGTATCCTTgccttgaaaagcataccaaggtaggctcatgagcaatgccctagctggggattggtggctgcacacttaTACCTGTTTTGTGCTGTCTCACAGTAGTGGATTGCTGGCTTTAACTGTTTAATTCATTTGCAGGTGTTAAAACAACTTTCTTGGGCTAGTGCATGTGTTTTTGCATTTCCTTATGTGATCACCTCCAAGGCAAGttaaggacagatatgtagcaaggttaggcttgtaGCGTGTTCTGTTAATTTTGAGAATTGTAAATGCACAACTTTCAGACTTAAATGACAGGAACATGGGGTAAGATATGTAGCAAATAAAAACACaactttatattaccatctcaatgtttcatgtcccttaatatACATTAACATTGTTACTGTTTGTTCATACAGTGTCAAGATGGCCAGCATGAAGGAGAAACTGATCCACAATGTAGTACCTGACTCTTCTACTCCACAGAATAAGATCACCATCGTTGGCGTTGGTGCTGTAGGCATGGCATGTGCCATCAGCATCCTGCAGAAGGTATGTGTTAAGGCTGCATGTAAAACAGTCCTGTTGTGATGACCTGCCACACTGCTAGGTACCAGTAGTGACCAATCCTGTTGTGATGACCTGCTAGGGTCTGAGAACTGGGTACCAGTAGTGACCAGTCCTGTTGTGATCTGTCACACTGCTGGGAATTGTTACATCTGCACAGAAATGACCACAAACCACTGTCACACAAACCTGTCTTATGCAGCTGTAACGTCCGTTTCTTTCTCAGGACTTGGCAGATGAACTTGCTCTGGTTGATGTCATTGAAGACAAACTAAAAGGAGAGATGATGGATCTTCAGCACGGAAGCCTCTTTCTCCGCACACCAAAGATAGTGTCAGGAAAAGGTTAGTGTGACTGAGGTCTTAATTGTAACAATGGCTAAGTGCTCAGCGGTGTCCAACACctaatttaaactatttatttgtgtgtaaaacTGGCCTATTAACCCACTCTTTACTTGCAGATTACAGTGTCACTGCAAACTCCAGACTGGTCATTGTTACTGCTGGAGCCCGCCAGCAAGAGGGAGAGAGCCGCCTGAACTTAGTGCAACGAAACGTCAACATCTTCAAATTCATCATTCCTAATATTGTCAAATACAGTCCCAACTGCATGCTGCTCGTAGTCTCCAATCCTGGTGAGTGGTGGTAACATGCAGGGTACAAGGAACCACGTGTGTGTAATTTTTTGTCTTTCAAATGTGAAATCAGTGGCACGTCATTTTTTAGACAATGGGTAGCTGATTTCTCTCAAACCGGCCCAGTTATTTGCTTTAAATTTTAGGTTTTCCACTTAAAACATTGCTTATTACTTATCCAATGGGCCTATTAGCTTCTTTACAGTTGGagtaaactaatttaaagggacatggcactATTCACCTGTCTAACCCTGCAGAGGAATTGAAGCTCACCAGTGCATCATTACATTCCTGCTCCTAATGTacatgtgattggtggctacaggcAAGCCCTCTTGATTTCACACCAATTTTGTGTAAACTGTGCTTTATCCCATTCTCCCTAAAGGCCAAGAATCTGAGGCTTAAGATTTTAGCTTTCTTTAGAACTCTCTAGGGAGCATGGAATAAACTATTTTGTACACAAGGGGGTGTgtggtacttttatttttttttttttttttttttttaaaagtgttagtGAATCACACcagttatatccctttaacccataaaaatttttttttttttttatgctgggtTACTAATTGGAATCTTTCTTTCCTCAGTGGATATTTTGACCTATGTGGCTTGGAAAATCAGTGGTTTCCCCAAACACCGCGTCATTGGCAGCGGCTGTAATCTGGATTCTGCTCGCTTCCGCTACCTCATGGGGGAAAAATTGGGCATCCATGCTCTGAGCTGCCATGGTTGGGTTATTGGTGAACATGGAGACTCCAGTGGTGAGtgactatcccccccccccccccccccccgggaacctGGGATGGTCTCTGGGTTGCTAGTGACCAATATAGATCTTGTATAGTGTTTCTCAAGCTGTTGTAAAGGTCAGTAGTGTAATACAAGTAGGTCAGACACTTTGGCCTTTAACCAAGTGTTAAACAGATGCCAAGAAATTCCCTTATATAACTCTGCATTCCctcaacaaaaatgtttttttgttttttttctaagcctAATATTGCTTAATGATAAAGAACTTGTGTTCAGATATCGGCCAAACTATTCAAGTCTTGGCACCACtttgaactttatttttttttcttccctgctTTTAGTGTTTGTTTAGTTATTAaactttgctttgttttttttcaatGAGAGCAAACTCTTGTAGCCCTGGGAGATTGCATGAGGTGTGAGCACTAACATGGCAGCAGTGTTAGCCATAATTATACACCAAGCTGCCTGCTCCCAAGCCTATaataaagaataccaggagaatgaagtgaATTTAATGTCATTTTTGTTAAATGACAAACTCTCTGAACCATAAAAGTAATGACAATTTATGTCCCACTTTTTAAAAGTGACTGTTCTATGCCTAGCTGTATAGACTAGGTGAGCTTGTATTTGCTTTAAAACCATTCTACCAGCAaactgttttatgtatttttactcTAAAACACAAACCCTTCCACAGTAATTGTACTGTCAGGTTAAAACATTTTTGAGAAGAGCTAACTCCTCATATCTCTAACCCTGTAAATGTAGTTGGATGTGTTTATCCTCGCTGGCCTGTGTGGTGTAAGACATTTATTTGAGCGGGGCACCTACTAGTTGTCCATGGGAATATGCAGCATCTAATGTGAGGATCGGTAACTGTTTTCCAGTGCCTGTATGGAGTGGGGTTAATGTAGCTGGAGTGAGCTTGAAGACTCTGAATCCTGAAATGGGAACGGATGCTGACAAGGAGAACTGGAAGGAAGTTCATAAACAGGTGGTAGACAGGTAATTTAGATCTCTGCAGTAATAGCTCACACCTGCTCCCATAGTGACTGTACATTCTAGTGTATTAAATCTGGGCTTACCTCTAAAGGCACAAGGTAATGAAACGTCATATTTTATTGTCTCTTGATAACTAAACAAATAGCAGGGTGTGTCTGGTTGTCGGCTAACTTGCCAACCTACAGCATTGTGGCTCTGCAGTTGGCCTCTAGCTTTTgcaaagcctttaaagggacacaaagtgaTCAATATCAACATTTTTATTAACATGTTTTACAACTATACACAACCATAATCTTCCTTCACTAACCTTAAAGGCACCAGCAGAAGtgtggtgtggtttttttttttttggggggggggggtgtcaaaataTGATCAAAAGAAGCGTGGTAGGGGACTAGGTAAGtattaaaacttagcttttattaaagCATATAAAACTAAAGAAACATTGCGAGCAAAAAGCCAGAGTAGCAGCGGTCTTGCGCGTTtcagctcctgccttactcatagaccatgCTATGCCTGGCTCAGCAGTCTATTTAAATAACAGTGATTGCTAGTGACGTATGGACACTACATTctattaaccctttacatgtacACTAGGGACATGCAACACGTTTTATGTACAAAGGTTCACATATGGGGGGGATTTATCTCTTGAGTCTATTATACTAAATAGAAAACTTTTGCTTACTGTCTCTTGCTTTTAAACAGTGCCTATGAGGTGATAAAGCTGAAGGGCTATACATCCTGGGCTATCGGCCTTTCTGTGGCTGATCTTGCTGAAACCATTGTGAAGAACCTCAGACGTGTACATCCAATATCTACAATGATTAAGGTAAATTTCCCTTCTTGCATCAGTTGTATAGATAAGGTAACATACCTGACTGAATCTGTTTGTAGCTCGCTCAGGTGTACAGAAGAGGCCTGGTGCAATAAGTAAATGCCTTGAACAAATAGATTGAAGTGCCAGCTGTTCTGCCTTTTTAGATTAAGAAACAGAACTTAGAATGCTAGTTATGCTTGTGTCTGCTATAGATTTATctaagtgtgtatataacatgcCTAGTGCGTGTGCATAAATGTAGCTCAGGTTCTTATGAGACTTTAAATGAACTGATTGACTTGCTTTCAATAGCCCCTAGACAATTTAAGaggatttttgtgtttattttaatctAGAGCTCAGTTGACTAATGCTTGTCTGATTGCAGCACATTGGTAGAACTTGTAGTTTTCCTTTAACAAAACTGTTACTTTGATCTAAATTACGAGAAATGTCATCTTTATTTTTAGGGCAATTATGGTGTAAATGATGACGTCTTCCTCAGTGTACCATGTGTTCTCGGCAGC
The nucleotide sequence above comes from Bombina bombina isolate aBomBom1 chromosome 7, aBomBom1.pri, whole genome shotgun sequence. Encoded proteins:
- the LOC128666201 gene encoding L-lactate dehydrogenase A chain, with product MASMKEKLIHNVVPDSSTPQNKITIVGVGAVGMACAISILQKDLADELALVDVIEDKLKGEMMDLQHGSLFLRTPKIVSGKDYSVTANSRLVIVTAGARQQEGESRLNLVQRNVNIFKFIIPNIVKYSPNCMLLVVSNPVDILTYVAWKISGFPKHRVIGSGCNLDSARFRYLMGEKLGIHALSCHGWVIGEHGDSSVPVWSGVNVAGVSLKTLNPEMGTDADKENWKEVHKQVVDSAYEVIKLKGYTSWAIGLSVADLAETIVKNLRRVHPISTMIKGNYGVNDDVFLSVPCVLGSLGITDTVNMTLKADEEERLRKSASTLWGIQKELQF